Proteins encoded by one window of Salvelinus fontinalis isolate EN_2023a unplaced genomic scaffold, ASM2944872v1 scaffold_0064, whole genome shotgun sequence:
- the LOC129842764 gene encoding zinc finger protein ZFP2-like: SERLNKHLQRSTGKRTHCCSDCGKRFTSSGIKIHQRIHTGETSNSCDQCGKSFTTSGSLTVHQRIHTGDKPYSCDQCGKSFVTSSNLTIHQRTHTGEKPYSCDQCGKSFTTSGYLTVHQRTHTGEKPYSCDQCGKSFCQSSDLTVHQRTHTGEKPYSCEQCGRSFTTSGSLSLHQRTHTGEKSYSCGQCGKSFTTSGYLTLHQRTHTGDELYSCDQCGKSFVKSDQLTVHQRIHTGEKPYSCGQCGKSFTTSGSLTVHQRTHTGEKPYSCDQCGKNFGQSGQLTAHQRTHTGEKPYSCGQCWKSFGQSSQLTLHQRTHTGEKSYSCDQCGKRYSGKRSLIKHQKIHEGVFS; this comes from the coding sequence ATCAGAACGCCTCAAtaaacacctgcagagatccacagggaagagaactcactgctgctctgactgtgggaagagattcacctcatcaggcattaaaattcatcaaaggatccacacaggagagacatctaatagctgtgatcaatgtgggaagagttttactacatctggctctctgacagtacaccagagaatacacacaggagataaaccttatagctgtgatcaatgtgggaagagttttgttacatctagcaatctgactatacaccagagaacacacacaggagagaaaccttatagctgtgatcaatgtgggaagagtttcactacttctggctatctgacagtgcaccagagaacacacacaggagagaaaccatatagctgtgatcaatgtgggaagagtttttgtcaatctagtgatctgacagtgcaccagagaacacacacaggagagaaaccttatagctgtgaacaatgtgggaggagttttactacatctggctctctgtctttacaccagagaacacacacaggagagaaatcttatagctgtggtcaatgtgggaagagttttactacttctggctatctgactttacaccagagaacacacacaggagatgaactttatagctgtgatcaatgtgggaagagttttgttaaaTCTGACCAGCtcacagtgcaccagagaatacacacaggagagaaaccttatagctgtggtcaatgtgggaagagttttactacatctggctctctgactgtacaccagagaacacacacaggagagaaaccttatagctgtgatcaatgtgggaagaattTTGGTCAATCTGGCCAGCTGActgcacaccagagaacacacacaggagagaaaccttatagctgtggtcaatgttggaagagttttggtcaatctagccagctgacattacaccagagaacacacacaggagagaagtcttatagctgtgatcaatgtgggaagagatactctggtaaaagatctctgatcaaacatcagaaaatacatgaaggagttTTTTCATGA